The Gemmata palustris genome includes a region encoding these proteins:
- a CDS encoding Tm-1-like ATP-binding domain-containing protein — MSVLLVGTLDTKGAEFAYVRDRLQRAGVSVLVADAGVLAPPAFVPDISREAVFTAAGTNHAQVKTAADRGRAVELAAKGVAKLAADLHKRGELSGVLGLGGSAGTTIATAAMRALPVGVPKLMVSTLASGQVQHYVGTRDVMMMYSVVDIAGLNRISRAVLDNAADAMAGMVRGKPTPPSPFPSGRGDGGVGSSSLDKPVIAATMFGVTTPCVEAARKVLESAGYEVLVFHATGTGGRTMEGLIRDGLIAGVLDITTTELADELAGGVLSVGPDRLTAAAIMGVPQVVSLGALDMVNFGPRDTVPERYKQRLFYQHNPTVTLMRTTPEEMDRLGKDIAERTSAASGPTCVLVPLRGVSAIDAEGKPFWWPEADAALFQSVRNWIAPYVELVELDQHINDPAFAEACARKLLELIQKN; from the coding sequence ATGTCTGTACTGCTCGTCGGCACTCTGGATACCAAAGGGGCCGAGTTCGCATATGTTCGCGATCGACTCCAAAGGGCCGGCGTTTCCGTGCTCGTAGCGGATGCCGGCGTACTGGCCCCGCCTGCATTCGTGCCGGATATTTCGCGCGAAGCTGTTTTTACCGCGGCCGGAACGAACCACGCGCAGGTTAAAACGGCCGCAGACCGGGGAAGGGCGGTCGAACTCGCCGCAAAGGGCGTTGCGAAACTCGCCGCGGACCTGCACAAGCGGGGGGAGCTTTCCGGCGTGCTGGGGCTGGGCGGGTCCGCGGGCACGACGATCGCCACCGCCGCGATGCGGGCGCTTCCGGTGGGGGTACCGAAGCTGATGGTCAGCACGCTCGCGAGCGGGCAGGTGCAGCACTACGTCGGCACGCGCGATGTGATGATGATGTACTCCGTCGTGGACATCGCCGGGCTGAACCGCATTAGTCGCGCGGTGCTCGACAACGCGGCCGACGCGATGGCAGGGATGGTTCGGGGGAAACCTACCCCGCCGTCCCCCTTCCCTTCAGGGAGGGGGGACGGCGGGGTAGGTTCTTCTTCCCTCGACAAACCGGTCATTGCGGCCACGATGTTCGGTGTCACGACGCCGTGCGTGGAGGCGGCGCGGAAGGTACTCGAATCGGCGGGCTACGAGGTGCTCGTGTTCCACGCGACCGGTACCGGCGGGCGCACGATGGAGGGGTTGATCCGCGACGGCCTCATCGCGGGCGTACTCGACATCACCACCACGGAACTCGCGGACGAACTGGCGGGCGGCGTGCTTTCCGTGGGACCGGATCGCCTGACGGCCGCCGCAATCATGGGCGTTCCGCAAGTCGTCTCACTCGGTGCGCTGGACATGGTGAACTTCGGCCCACGCGACACGGTACCCGAGCGCTACAAGCAGCGGTTATTCTACCAACACAACCCGACCGTCACGCTGATGCGCACCACGCCCGAAGAAATGGACCGATTGGGCAAGGACATCGCGGAGCGGACGAGTGCGGCGAGCGGACCGACGTGCGTGCTGGTCCCACTCAGGGGGGTGTCCGCGATCGATGCCGAGGGCAAGCCGTTCTGGTGGCCCGAAGCGGACGCGGCCCTCTTCCAGAGCGTGCGGAACTGGATCGCACCCTACGTGGAGTTGGTGGAACTCGATCAGCACATCAACGACCCGGCCTTCGCGGAAGCCTGCGCGCGGAAGCTGTTGGAACTCATACAGAAGAATTAG
- a CDS encoding LysR family transcriptional regulator, which produces MSRVGISESQVRRLAHKVGAELVAERDRKAVEHRRRQLASRTGVVPEVVVVEVDGGRIRTRAAGAAPGVHEAQNKEDKIAGLATLKGPTFAADPCPEPPESFLCPRRVQRLVSQMKGHSGRDDTQETPDESTTAGVEPIATGSAGRWSPEKLVRTCVASLGSSCSFGPLVAAEAQERHFYEARRRAFVADGAAYNWSIHEGYFRDFEPVVDLLHVLCYVYSSARAVGGDESGGWRQYEAWMRSCWKGRVAEVLVELDGWHERLGESPAGEARTAEDRRDPRRLVAEARCYLRNNEKRMDYPRYRREGLPTTSSLVESLVGEFSARVKGKQKHWNRPDGAESILQLRAAVLSEDDRLSRYFTDRSGSPFRKRQPVEKDDTPNTQTAA; this is translated from the coding sequence ATGTCGCGGGTCGGCATCAGCGAGAGCCAGGTCCGCCGGCTGGCCCACAAGGTCGGGGCGGAACTGGTCGCCGAACGGGACCGGAAGGCGGTCGAGCACCGCCGCCGGCAACTGGCCTCGCGGACGGGGGTGGTTCCCGAGGTCGTCGTGGTGGAGGTCGATGGGGGGCGCATCCGTACCCGCGCGGCGGGGGCGGCCCCTGGTGTCCACGAAGCCCAGAACAAGGAGGACAAGATCGCCGGTCTGGCCACGTTGAAGGGTCCGACGTTCGCCGCCGACCCGTGCCCCGAACCGCCGGAGTCGTTCCTCTGCCCCCGCCGGGTGCAACGTCTGGTGAGCCAGATGAAGGGGCACTCGGGTCGGGACGATACCCAAGAAACCCCGGACGAATCGACCACGGCCGGAGTCGAGCCGATCGCGACCGGGTCGGCCGGGCGGTGGTCACCGGAGAAGTTGGTGCGGACGTGTGTGGCGAGCCTGGGATCGAGTTGTTCGTTCGGCCCGTTGGTGGCGGCGGAGGCCCAAGAGCGGCACTTCTACGAGGCGAGGCGCCGGGCGTTCGTGGCCGACGGGGCGGCGTACAACTGGTCGATCCACGAGGGGTACTTCCGGGACTTCGAGCCGGTCGTGGACCTGTTGCACGTGCTGTGCTACGTGTACTCGTCGGCGCGTGCGGTGGGCGGGGACGAGTCGGGCGGGTGGCGACAGTACGAGGCGTGGATGCGTTCGTGTTGGAAGGGCCGGGTCGCCGAGGTGCTGGTGGAGTTGGACGGGTGGCACGAACGCCTGGGAGAGTCGCCGGCGGGTGAGGCAAGGACGGCGGAGGACCGCCGTGACCCACGTCGGTTGGTGGCCGAGGCGAGGTGCTACCTGAGGAACAACGAGAAGCGGATGGACTACCCGAGATACCGGCGTGAGGGGTTGCCGACGACGAGCAGCCTGGTGGAGTCGCTGGTGGGTGAGTTCAGCGCTCGTGTGAAAGGGAAGCAGAAGCACTGGAACCGCCCGGACGGGGCCGAATCCATCCTGCAACTCCGGGCGGCCGTTCTGAGCGAGGACGATCGCTTGAGTCGGTACTTCACTGACCGATCCGGAAGCCCGTTCCGGAAACGGCAGCCAGTGGAGAAAGACGACACCCCAAACACGCAAACCGCGGCGTGA
- a CDS encoding sugar phosphate isomerase/epimerase family protein: MKLGMNLLLWTGQVTAEHFPLLAKLKAAGFDGVELPVFGGTPGDYKPVRAELDKLGLKCTTVTILTKETNAISPDAATRQKAVEWLKTVVEINHVLGAETVCGPYHSAIGEFSGTGPTGDEKKRSADVLRQVAEFAKQANLMMAVEYLNRFECYLITTAAQAVELVKMVDHPNLRTMYDSFHAHIEEKDPAAAIRTIAPVLAHVHISENDRGTPGSGQVNWDDTFGTLADIKYDGWMTIESFGRALPDLAAATKVWRDLFPSAEDVYTKGIKFIKEQLSGSGTCCG; this comes from the coding sequence ATGAAACTCGGGATGAACCTGCTCCTCTGGACCGGCCAAGTGACCGCCGAGCACTTCCCGCTGCTCGCCAAACTCAAGGCCGCCGGGTTCGACGGCGTTGAACTGCCGGTGTTCGGGGGCACCCCGGGCGACTACAAGCCCGTTCGCGCCGAACTCGACAAGCTCGGACTGAAGTGTACCACCGTCACCATTCTGACGAAGGAAACGAACGCCATCAGTCCCGACGCGGCCACGCGGCAGAAGGCCGTGGAGTGGCTGAAGACCGTGGTCGAGATCAACCACGTTCTCGGAGCGGAAACGGTGTGCGGGCCGTACCACTCGGCCATCGGCGAGTTCTCCGGAACCGGGCCGACCGGGGACGAGAAGAAGCGCTCCGCTGATGTACTCCGGCAGGTCGCGGAGTTCGCGAAGCAGGCGAACCTGATGATGGCGGTCGAGTACCTCAACCGCTTCGAGTGTTATCTCATCACCACCGCGGCGCAGGCCGTCGAGTTGGTGAAGATGGTGGACCACCCGAACCTCCGCACGATGTACGACAGTTTCCACGCCCACATCGAGGAAAAAGACCCGGCCGCGGCGATCCGCACGATCGCGCCGGTACTGGCCCACGTTCACATCAGCGAGAACGACCGCGGGACGCCCGGCAGCGGGCAGGTGAACTGGGACGACACGTTCGGCACGCTCGCCGATATCAAGTACGACGGTTGGATGACGATCGAATCGTTCGGCCGCGCGCTGCCGGACCTCGCCGCCGCGACAAAGGTGTGGCGCGACCTGTTCCCGTCCGCCGAGGACGTTTACACGAAGGGCATCAAGTTCATCAAGGAACAGTTGAGCGGTTCGGGCACGTGCTGCGGGTAG
- a CDS encoding DUF1573 domain-containing protein has translation MKRVLRSIAISAIGLSLTTVTLAAPPASPAPVAPPATAQPSAPTAPWANKFFLPDIATNREQTAPAIITHSFGEVPHGTLCIHKFTITNIYDVPMQITDVRKSCSCLDYVPMAKVLEPNETAEFTVTMNTAKFVGQNAQTFFVTFGPKFVSTAAIRVSATSRTDVSVNPGAVSFGTVPQGTRLNQSVQVKYSGRTRDWKVTEVVQGNWPFEVKLSEVARGGPLRGGAEYQVDVTLSGNTVPGPISEQITLKTNDPTNPLIQIGVGGTVVAPLELAPGKVRLEVKVGESATQKILVRAAKPFKIVGVDGAGDGVTVELPAAPAALPVQVIVVKFAPKEAGAIARQLRIRTDQPGEGAALLPVEAEGTK, from the coding sequence ATGAAACGAGTTTTGCGCTCGATAGCGATTTCGGCGATTGGGCTGAGTTTGACGACTGTAACGCTTGCCGCGCCACCAGCTTCGCCCGCTCCGGTCGCGCCGCCAGCGACGGCACAACCGAGCGCGCCGACCGCGCCGTGGGCAAACAAGTTCTTCTTGCCCGATATCGCGACCAACCGCGAACAGACCGCGCCCGCGATCATCACGCACAGCTTCGGTGAAGTGCCGCACGGGACGCTCTGCATTCACAAGTTCACGATCACGAACATTTACGACGTCCCGATGCAAATCACGGACGTGCGCAAGAGCTGCTCGTGTCTCGATTACGTGCCGATGGCGAAGGTGCTGGAGCCGAACGAGACGGCCGAGTTCACGGTCACGATGAACACGGCCAAGTTCGTCGGTCAGAACGCCCAGACCTTCTTCGTCACCTTCGGCCCCAAATTCGTGTCCACGGCCGCGATCCGCGTGTCCGCAACGAGCCGCACGGACGTGAGCGTCAACCCCGGCGCGGTGAGTTTCGGTACCGTTCCGCAGGGCACGCGGTTGAACCAGTCCGTGCAGGTGAAATACTCCGGGCGCACGCGCGATTGGAAAGTCACCGAAGTGGTACAGGGGAACTGGCCGTTCGAGGTGAAACTGTCCGAGGTGGCGCGCGGGGGGCCGCTCCGCGGGGGCGCGGAGTACCAAGTGGACGTGACGCTCAGCGGGAACACGGTGCCCGGGCCGATTTCCGAGCAGATCACGCTGAAGACGAACGATCCGACGAATCCGCTCATTCAAATCGGTGTAGGCGGGACCGTTGTCGCGCCGCTGGAGCTCGCGCCGGGTAAGGTGCGGCTCGAAGTGAAGGTGGGGGAATCCGCGACGCAGAAGATTCTGGTGCGGGCCGCGAAGCCGTTCAAGATCGTGGGCGTGGACGGCGCGGGCGACGGGGTCACGGTCGAACTACCCGCAGCGCCCGCGGCACTTCCGGTTCAGGTGATCGTGGTGAAGTTCGCGCCGAAGGAAGCGGGCGCGATCGCGCGGCAACTGCGCATCCGCACCGACCAGCCGGGAGAAGGTGCGGCTCTGCTCCCCGTTGAGGCCGAAGGCACGAAGTGA